A window of Castanea sativa cultivar Marrone di Chiusa Pesio chromosome 1, ASM4071231v1 contains these coding sequences:
- the LOC142619005 gene encoding F-box protein At1g20360-like, whose protein sequence is MEDLCDNLFDDILYRLLLKSVVTCKSISKRFNTFISDPGFESKLFLYNSCIFHCTKDFPNFYFKVPLYPPNSDKATESSVKLPRRFKVLAYCSGLLLLFPTEGVLVLNPVTKRHQIIDIFHYDAIGRSSTKYTCMVMSNFNNDVLPIYSHGTLHWIRKCNDILAFDIEKEEARIIELPLNLPLPFEYWTSWFGVVNGLLTLISTSRENGEFCLYDIATDKWRKIGIVWAILDNIRAFVPFVPSLAEIKTTTWPDVSTRVVQSIHKLSLLLGAGVTLKKDVLQLKWAEPNSYSKDL, encoded by the exons atggaAGACCTATGCGACAATCTTTTTGATGATATTCTTTACCGTTTGCTCCTTAAGTCCGTGGTCACGTGCAAAAGCATAAGCAAGAGGTTCAACACCTTCATCTCCGACCCAGGGTTTGAATCGAAACTGTTTCTTTACAATTCTTGTATATTTCATTGCACAAAAGACTTTCCTAATTTCTACTTCAAAGTTCCTCTCTATCCTCCCAATTCTGACAAAGCAACTGAGAGTTCTGTGAAACTACCTCGCCGTTTTAAAGTTTTAGCTTATTGTAGTGGCTTGCTTCTCTTATTTCCCACCGAAGGTGTTTTAGTTTTAAACCCAGTTACCAAAAGACACCAAATCATAGACATTTTCCATTATGATGCAATTGG ACGATCCTCGACAAAATATACTTGCATGGTGATGAGTAACTTCAACAACGATGTTCTACCTATCTATTCTCACGGGACCTTACATTGGATAAGGAAGTGTAATGATATCCTTGCCTTTGATATTGAAAAAGAAGAGGCTAGGATCATCGAACTTCCTCTGAACTTACCACTTCCATTTGAGTATTGGACATCATGGTTTGGAGTAGTAAATGGTTTGCTTACCCTCATCTCAACTTCAA GGGAAAATGGAGAGTTTTGTTTGTATGATATTGCAACCGATAAGTGGAGGAAGATTGGAATAGTATGGGCTATACTGGATAACATTCGAGCTTTTGTTCCCTTCGTTCCTTCTTTAGCAGAGATTAAAACTACGACGTGGCCAGATGTATCAACTCGAGTTGTTCAAAGCATTCACAAGCTCTCGCTGCTGCTTGGAGCAGGAGTGACCCTCAAGAAGGATGTACTCCAACTCAAGTGGGCTGAACCCAACTCATACTCAAAAGACCTATAA